The Arachis hypogaea cultivar Tifrunner chromosome 19, arahy.Tifrunner.gnm2.J5K5, whole genome shotgun sequence genome has a window encoding:
- the LOC112775186 gene encoding uncharacterized protein — MNNETSINMYDSRHYKDINQNHLKEFGIEWYDFAVFGMVGVTIISSIWVLWMKEASSGAGACKNNNNTNNKNKNNNKSGDFEVINLDDDDDENVLVMTTSRGNNKKINNNNNNKNEGMSQLWTSCWKGVHPLCLLFTRFSSLLIMAVLVSMDVLDYDASIFFYYTEWTFTLVMIYFLMGTVASAYGCWQFCKKPPIEHEEMSEFLGRNTSQERISTKTIIAYYEETEPNGSFQVQKNRNVKDEFKQGAGFWVYVVQITYQTAAGAVMLTDIVFWGLIFPLMSISHYKLNMLIMALMHSMNAVFLLLDTALNNLPFPFFRIAYFVLWSCVYIIFQWIIHACGFTWWPYPFLELNSPWAPFWYLGLGVIHFPCYALYSLIVKAKYAILSKLFPQAFLRS; from the exons ATGAATAATGAAACCTCAATTAATATGTACGATTCTAGGCATTACAAAGACATTAATCAGAATCATTTGAAGGAGTTTGGAATAGAGTGGTATGATTTTGCGGTTTTTGGCATGGTTGGTGTGACCATAATTTCCTCCATATGGGTATTATGGATGAAGGAAGCTTCTTCAGGGGCAGGGGCATGCAAGAATAACAACAataccaataacaagaacaagaacaacaacaaaagtgGCGATTTTGAAGTAATAAATCTTGACGACGATGATGACGAGAATGTTTTGGTGATGACAACTTCTCGAgggaataataaaaagataaataataataataacaataaaaatgaaGGGATGTCTCAGCTATGGACAAGTTGTTGGAAAGGAGTGCACCCATTGTGTCTTCTCTTTACGCGTTTCTCCTCGCTTCTCATCATGGCTGTGTTGGTGTCCATGGATGTTCTTGATTACGATGCATCCATCTTTTTTTACTACACAGA GTGGACTTTCACTTTGGTCATGATATATTTTTTG ATGGGAACCGTAGCATCTGCGTATGGATGCTGGCAATTTTGTAAAAAGCCTCCCATTGAACATGAAGAAATGAGTGAGTTTCTTGGAAGAAATACATCACAAGAGAGAATATCTACAAAAACTATTATTGCTTATTACGAAGAGACCGAACCCAATGGTTCCTTCCAGGTTCAAAAAAATCGAAATGTAAAAGATGAGTTTAAACAAGGAGCGGGATTCTGGGTTTATGTCGTGCAAATTACCTATCAG ACGGCTGCAGGAGCTGTCATGTTAACAGACATCGTATTTTGGGGTCTTATTTTTCCGCTCATGTCAATTTCTCATTACAAACTAAACATG TTAATAATGGCCCTCATGCATTCTATGAATGCAGTTTTCCTCCTTTTGGATACAGCTTTGAATAATCTT CCCTTCCCTTTTTTTAGAATAGCATATTTTGTGCTATGGAGCTGTGTCTACATCATTTTCCAATGGATCATCCATGCATGTGGTTTTACATG GTGGCCGTACCCATTTTTGGAGCTTAATAGTCCATGGGCTCCCTTTTG GTATCTCGGTTTGGGAGTAATTCACTTCCCCTGCTACGCATTGTATTCACTAATAGTTAAAGCCAAATACGCAATTCTCAGCAAGCTATTCCCTCAAGCATTTTTGAGGTCATAG